Proteins encoded by one window of Nicotiana tabacum cultivar K326 chromosome 10, ASM71507v2, whole genome shotgun sequence:
- the LOC107775502 gene encoding replication protein A 70 kDa DNA-binding subunit B-like isoform X2 has product MEQRLSISEITPLTTEWTCKVQAVDKFRPRDSRDQRVHFQTIIVQDVNEEQICVILYGDDIRRCDNLFELFETYLISTAKVRNPQPYSLHISQFEWIVDRFTIVESIQNNNEKEVPLPPPSRLSMISFADVAQQPSGVEVDLLVVVENCGVMQYTADQSKRFQEAIVMDRMKKPLFFTIWEYLASNEGAELLRQVRQLQEYPIILAKRIGTTKYQGVTRFATRYNSTILINPLYVQATELQNWINENKQMLIEYTMKSSAESASSLNFVAVDDEILSVSAIATQTSTVSSLNYKIKCRELPHNVSFIQYG; this is encoded by the exons ATGGAACAAAGACTTAGTATTAGTGAAATTACACCACTAACTACAGAATGGACTTGCAAAGTCCAGGCTGTAGACAAATTTCGGCCACGAGATAGTAGAGATCAACGAGTTCATTTTCAGACAATAATTGTCCAGGATGTAAAC GAGGAACAAATTTGTGTGATACTTTATGGTGACGATATTAGAAGATGTGATAACTTGTTCGAACTTTTTGAGACATATCTGATTTCAACTGCCAAGGTTAGAAATCCGCAGCCTTATTCACTACATATAAGCCAATTTGAGTGGATCGTTGACAGATTTACTATTGTGGAGTCTATCCAAAATAATAATGAAAAGGAGGTACCGTTACCTCCTCCGTCAAGACTGAGTATGATTTCGTTCGCCGACGTTGCACAACAGCCTTCCGGTGTTGAAGTTG ATCTATTAGTTGTGGTGGAAAACTGTGGGGTAATGCAATACACTGCTGATCAGAGTAAGAGATTTCAAGAGGCCATAGTTATGGACAGAAT GAAGAAACCTCTCTTCTTCACTATATGGGAATACTTGGCAAGCAATGAAGGAGCTGAGTTACTGAGACAAGTGAGGCAACTACAAGAATATCCTATTATTCTCGCGAAGCGGATAGGTACCACAAAATATCAGGGTG TTACCCGTTTCGCAACAAGATACAACTCAACAATCTTAATCAATCCCCTATATGTGCAAGCAACTGAATTACAGAATTG GATAAATGAGAACAAACAAATGCTAATCGAATACACAATGAAGAGTTCAGCAGAGTCAGCTTCATCGCTTAATTTTGTAGCTGTTGACGATGAAATATTATCTGTTTCAGCTATTGCTACGCAAACCTCCACTGTGAGTTCActaaattacaaaataaaatgtCGAGAACTGCCACACAATGTATCTTTTATACAATATGGATAa
- the LOC107775502 gene encoding replication protein A 70 kDa DNA-binding subunit B-like isoform X1 translates to MWDGLFLQFYSYQYAGYINKMEQRLSISEITPLTTEWTCKVQAVDKFRPRDSRDQRVHFQTIIVQDVNEEQICVILYGDDIRRCDNLFELFETYLISTAKVRNPQPYSLHISQFEWIVDRFTIVESIQNNNEKEVPLPPPSRLSMISFADVAQQPSGVEVDLLVVVENCGVMQYTADQSKRFQEAIVMDRMKKPLFFTIWEYLASNEGAELLRQVRQLQEYPIILAKRIGTTKYQGVTRFATRYNSTILINPLYVQATELQNWINENKQMLIEYTMKSSAESASSLNFVAVDDEILSVSAIATQTSTVSSLNYKIKCRELPHNVSFIQYG, encoded by the exons ATGTGGGATGGTTTGTTCTTGCAATTTTACAGTTACCAATATGCAGGTTATATTAATAAAATGGAACAAAGACTTAGTATTAGTGAAATTACACCACTAACTACAGAATGGACTTGCAAAGTCCAGGCTGTAGACAAATTTCGGCCACGAGATAGTAGAGATCAACGAGTTCATTTTCAGACAATAATTGTCCAGGATGTAAAC GAGGAACAAATTTGTGTGATACTTTATGGTGACGATATTAGAAGATGTGATAACTTGTTCGAACTTTTTGAGACATATCTGATTTCAACTGCCAAGGTTAGAAATCCGCAGCCTTATTCACTACATATAAGCCAATTTGAGTGGATCGTTGACAGATTTACTATTGTGGAGTCTATCCAAAATAATAATGAAAAGGAGGTACCGTTACCTCCTCCGTCAAGACTGAGTATGATTTCGTTCGCCGACGTTGCACAACAGCCTTCCGGTGTTGAAGTTG ATCTATTAGTTGTGGTGGAAAACTGTGGGGTAATGCAATACACTGCTGATCAGAGTAAGAGATTTCAAGAGGCCATAGTTATGGACAGAAT GAAGAAACCTCTCTTCTTCACTATATGGGAATACTTGGCAAGCAATGAAGGAGCTGAGTTACTGAGACAAGTGAGGCAACTACAAGAATATCCTATTATTCTCGCGAAGCGGATAGGTACCACAAAATATCAGGGTG TTACCCGTTTCGCAACAAGATACAACTCAACAATCTTAATCAATCCCCTATATGTGCAAGCAACTGAATTACAGAATTG GATAAATGAGAACAAACAAATGCTAATCGAATACACAATGAAGAGTTCAGCAGAGTCAGCTTCATCGCTTAATTTTGTAGCTGTTGACGATGAAATATTATCTGTTTCAGCTATTGCTACGCAAACCTCCACTGTGAGTTCActaaattacaaaataaaatgtCGAGAACTGCCACACAATGTATCTTTTATACAATATGGATAa
- the LOC107775502 gene encoding replication protein A 70 kDa DNA-binding subunit B-like isoform X3 yields MWDGLFLQFYSYQYAGYINKMEQRLSISEITPLTTEWTCKVQAVDKFRPRDSRDQRVHFQTIIVQDVNEEQICVILYGDDIRRCDNLFELFETYLISTAKVRNPQPYSLHISQFEWIVDRFTIVESIQNNNEKEVPLPPPSRLSMISFADVAQQPSGVEVDLLVVVENCGVMQYTADQSKRFQEAIVMDRMKKPLFFTIWEYLASNEGAELLRQVRQLQEYPIILAKRIGTTKYQGG; encoded by the exons ATGTGGGATGGTTTGTTCTTGCAATTTTACAGTTACCAATATGCAGGTTATATTAATAAAATGGAACAAAGACTTAGTATTAGTGAAATTACACCACTAACTACAGAATGGACTTGCAAAGTCCAGGCTGTAGACAAATTTCGGCCACGAGATAGTAGAGATCAACGAGTTCATTTTCAGACAATAATTGTCCAGGATGTAAAC GAGGAACAAATTTGTGTGATACTTTATGGTGACGATATTAGAAGATGTGATAACTTGTTCGAACTTTTTGAGACATATCTGATTTCAACTGCCAAGGTTAGAAATCCGCAGCCTTATTCACTACATATAAGCCAATTTGAGTGGATCGTTGACAGATTTACTATTGTGGAGTCTATCCAAAATAATAATGAAAAGGAGGTACCGTTACCTCCTCCGTCAAGACTGAGTATGATTTCGTTCGCCGACGTTGCACAACAGCCTTCCGGTGTTGAAGTTG ATCTATTAGTTGTGGTGGAAAACTGTGGGGTAATGCAATACACTGCTGATCAGAGTAAGAGATTTCAAGAGGCCATAGTTATGGACAGAAT GAAGAAACCTCTCTTCTTCACTATATGGGAATACTTGGCAAGCAATGAAGGAGCTGAGTTACTGAGACAAGTGAGGCAACTACAAGAATATCCTATTATTCTCGCGAAGCGGATAGGTACCACAAAATATCAGGGTG GATAA